In Luteibaculum oceani, one DNA window encodes the following:
- a CDS encoding flavin reductase family protein: MKTIIPSDIPVPQLHGLLLGSVGPRPIAFASTVDENGNPNLAPFSFFNVFSANPPMLIFSPARRGRDNTTKHTYENIKKTMECCINVVNYDIVQQTSLASTEYPEGVSEFVKAGLTPVDSEKIKSKRVKESPVQFECKVKEVIELGNQGGAGNLILAEVVLMHVNEDVLDENGKIDQHKIGLVGRMGANWYSKGFGDALFEVPKPLTTLGIGVDAIPEEIRLSKHLTGNDLGMLGNVEQLPDETDVNDYKLVELSDLFVELEDEPEKLEIALHKLAHKQLEEGKVEEAWKTLLAFNN, encoded by the coding sequence ATGAAAACCATTATACCATCAGATATACCCGTACCTCAACTACATGGATTACTTCTTGGAAGCGTTGGCCCAAGGCCCATAGCTTTCGCAAGTACTGTTGATGAAAACGGAAACCCAAACCTAGCTCCATTCTCATTTTTTAATGTTTTTAGTGCTAATCCTCCCATGCTAATATTTTCACCGGCACGAAGAGGAAGAGACAATACCACAAAACACACCTATGAGAACATAAAAAAAACCATGGAGTGCTGTATAAATGTGGTTAATTATGACATAGTACAACAAACTTCGCTTGCCAGTACTGAGTATCCAGAAGGAGTAAGCGAATTTGTAAAAGCTGGATTAACCCCTGTCGATAGCGAGAAAATTAAATCTAAAAGGGTAAAAGAGTCCCCTGTTCAGTTCGAGTGCAAGGTTAAAGAGGTAATAGAACTTGGAAACCAAGGAGGAGCGGGAAATTTAATTTTAGCTGAGGTTGTTTTAATGCATGTTAATGAGGACGTTCTCGATGAAAACGGCAAAATAGACCAACATAAAATTGGCTTGGTTGGAAGAATGGGAGCGAACTGGTACTCAAAAGGCTTTGGAGATGCTCTTTTCGAAGTACCCAAACCTTTAACCACACTTGGTATTGGGGTTGATGCTATTCCAGAAGAGATCAGGTTATCCAAACACCTTACTGGAAACGATCTTGGTATGCTGGGAAATGTAGAGCAACTTCCAGATGAGACGGATGTTAACGACTATAAATTGGTTGAGTTAAGTGATCTTTTTGTGGAGCTTGAGGACGAACCTGAAAAATTAGAAATAGCACTTCACAAATTAGCACATAAACAATTGGAAGAAGGTAAAGTAGAGGAAGCTTGGAAAACCTTATTGGCTTTTAATAATTAA
- a CDS encoding trimeric intracellular cation channel family protein, giving the protein MTKEFIYFADLFGAYFFSISGALIARRYGKLDAFGIGFVALLTAVGGGTVRDWLLNAYPIAWIQQDGYLISIVLGVVTAFVLTKSLSKLNRLINVVDTLGVAFFAMAGLEKSLHFEAGPVAAIFLGMLSGTCGGILRDITCNEIPRIFRSEWYATLLLGGGLIKVLLQFGLEVDPFKASIAGCIVIILARLYVLGHFRKLRKRIGMKIQKFRKKIGALRALNYQ; this is encoded by the coding sequence ATGACGAAGGAGTTTATCTATTTCGCAGATTTATTTGGTGCCTACTTTTTTAGTATCAGTGGTGCGCTTATTGCTAGACGTTATGGTAAACTAGACGCCTTTGGTATAGGCTTTGTCGCGTTGCTTACTGCGGTGGGTGGTGGAACTGTGCGCGATTGGCTACTTAATGCGTACCCCATAGCGTGGATTCAACAAGATGGTTACCTAATTAGCATAGTACTAGGGGTTGTTACGGCCTTTGTTTTAACGAAATCCTTAAGCAAGCTAAACCGATTGATTAATGTGGTAGACACTCTGGGGGTTGCTTTTTTTGCAATGGCTGGATTGGAAAAGAGTTTGCATTTTGAAGCGGGACCAGTCGCAGCAATTTTTCTAGGGATGCTTTCGGGAACTTGTGGAGGTATTCTAAGAGACATCACATGTAACGAAATACCTAGGATTTTCAGATCAGAATGGTATGCTACTTTATTATTGGGAGGTGGATTAATTAAGGTGCTGCTGCAATTCGGATTAGAAGTAGATCCTTTTAAAGCGAGTATCGCGGGGTGCATCGTAATTATCCTGGCCAGATTGTATGTGTTGGGGCACTTTAGAAAGTTGAGGAAGCGAATAGGAATGAAAATCCAGAAATTTCGAAAAAAAATTGGGGCGTTAAGAGCATTAAATTACCAATGA
- a CDS encoding lysylphosphatidylglycerol synthase transmembrane domain-containing protein translates to MDKFSWSLLGVLLLLLPFNLGLEINKVLNCLKFAKVDLDSKAVQLGISRGLALRFGLPNKMGLAASVLWAAGRKQSVSLILPLALNNISQMFMTLLFGAVSLVIYWKDISLGNWKWNGLAFGMIIGALVLIWMAKRKWEIFNQPINASLVILLGRDSLLRYAIFTFQFAFAAHYFCPELSLVDHLQIIPLVFLVSTIIPIGFAGNVGVREGVAVGVYAMLGFENEGLILASLIVWLVNLLLPAIMGFLIYLLNKSTVKK, encoded by the coding sequence TTGGATAAATTTTCCTGGTCCTTATTGGGGGTGTTGCTTTTGCTATTGCCTTTTAATCTTGGATTGGAAATTAATAAGGTGCTCAACTGTCTGAAATTTGCAAAGGTTGATTTGGATTCTAAGGCAGTGCAATTGGGAATAAGCAGAGGCTTGGCATTACGTTTTGGCCTACCGAATAAAATGGGACTTGCAGCCTCGGTATTGTGGGCTGCAGGAAGAAAGCAAAGTGTGAGTCTAATCTTGCCATTGGCGCTAAATAATATTTCTCAGATGTTTATGACCTTGTTGTTCGGGGCGGTCTCTTTAGTTATTTATTGGAAGGATATCTCTTTGGGAAACTGGAAATGGAATGGGCTTGCTTTTGGGATGATTATCGGAGCTTTGGTTTTGATATGGATGGCAAAAAGAAAATGGGAAATTTTCAATCAACCCATCAATGCTAGCCTTGTAATTCTTCTCGGAAGAGACTCCTTATTGCGATATGCCATTTTCACCTTTCAATTTGCGTTTGCAGCACACTATTTTTGTCCAGAATTGTCCTTGGTAGATCATTTACAAATCATCCCTTTAGTTTTTCTGGTCTCTACCATTATTCCAATTGGATTTGCAGGAAATGTAGGAGTGCGAGAAGGCGTTGCTGTGGGCGTTTATGCCATGTTAGGTTTTGAAAATGAAGGACTAATCCTCGCGTCGTTAATAGTGTGGCTGGTGAATCTTCTTTTACCGGCGATTATGGGATTTTTGATATATTTATTGAACAAGTCAACTGTAAAGAAATAG
- a CDS encoding glycosyltransferase, with translation MIPLTLVFLGTVFYILWLINISEKDSNAPAVYTGIPVPTIIVAVHNQEKELEDFINSLSAFVDTDVKAIFVFNGCTDNSEEIIRRLIGQNKYISGQFISIPEPDKKKAIEAAVDHCGTPWFWLLDCDVRFYPTQRLYECLERVPTADLIIPSLGLKTKNTALWLRPFLNFEWRLLQRITLNVKSRDKAVMCNGAHLLVSTSAFLEVKPYQNNYQFKTGDDIFLLDAFQKDGRSIVTLKDQSWCYTRGVKNYSEFLKQRIRWASKNFEFKQSHFRMAKVVVGIRMIIPFLALSQFLWFCPSGFLFCLLFIAVTESRVRSSHFLLDVFCSFAMPVLYLPVVIGATFKRFKI, from the coding sequence TTGATCCCTCTAACATTGGTTTTTCTAGGTACGGTGTTCTACATACTCTGGCTTATAAATATATCTGAAAAAGATAGTAATGCGCCAGCGGTCTACACTGGAATTCCTGTGCCAACAATAATCGTTGCCGTTCACAATCAGGAAAAGGAATTGGAAGACTTTATCAATTCTCTAAGCGCCTTTGTTGATACCGACGTTAAGGCCATTTTTGTTTTTAATGGTTGTACCGATAATTCCGAAGAAATTATTCGTCGTCTAATAGGGCAAAATAAATATATCAGCGGGCAATTTATTAGCATTCCAGAACCTGATAAGAAGAAAGCTATTGAGGCAGCTGTAGATCACTGCGGGACACCCTGGTTTTGGTTATTAGATTGTGATGTTAGGTTTTATCCAACTCAACGGCTTTATGAATGTTTAGAGCGGGTGCCAACCGCAGATCTTATCATTCCATCCTTAGGATTGAAAACTAAAAATACCGCCCTCTGGTTAAGACCCTTTTTAAATTTCGAATGGAGATTACTGCAACGAATTACCCTCAATGTAAAATCTAGAGATAAGGCGGTAATGTGCAATGGAGCTCATTTGTTGGTGAGTACTAGTGCATTTTTAGAGGTCAAACCATACCAGAATAACTATCAATTTAAAACGGGTGATGACATTTTTTTACTGGATGCCTTTCAAAAAGACGGAAGAAGCATAGTCACGCTAAAAGACCAATCCTGGTGTTATACACGCGGTGTTAAAAATTATAGTGAATTTTTAAAGCAGCGAATTCGCTGGGCATCTAAGAACTTCGAGTTTAAACAAAGCCATTTTAGAATGGCCAAAGTTGTGGTTGGCATAAGAATGATTATTCCTTTTTTGGCGCTAAGTCAGTTTTTATGGTTTTGCCCGAGTGGTTTCCTTTTTTGTCTCCTATTTATTGCAGTTACCGAAAGTAGGGTCAGAAGCTCCCATTTTCTACTTGATGTTTTTTGTTCTTTTGCAATGCCCGTCCTTTATTTGCCAGTAGTAATAGGGGCAACCTTTAAACGATTTAAAATTTAA
- a CDS encoding ABC transporter permease — MLISRFIAKLKKDPAGIFGASILLIAIIVSVLGANIRPDATTHSNNQHPEIAKIPPGSKVDFLSFEKGEKASFFQRLFFGGDIGVSEIPVDTFWVQKGTVFYRRCTTNGPLIKVEEREIEQPVELVQRTFWLGTDKLGRDVLSRLMSGTLVSLSVGLISVVISLLIGVFLGGLAGYFGGWLDAAIMWVVNVVWSIPTLLMVMAITLALGKGFVQVFIAVGLTMWVEVARVTRGRFMEIKQLDYVMAARLFNTPPLKIIFREMLPNAVGPLIVIAAGNFSTAILLEAGLSFLGIGAQVPMASWGGMIKDHFSYLTTDAAFIPIVPGVAIMLLVLSFIWVGNTLRDTTDVKA, encoded by the coding sequence TTGCTGATTTCCAGATTCATAGCCAAACTCAAAAAGGACCCTGCGGGAATATTTGGAGCTAGCATACTTTTAATCGCAATAATTGTCTCTGTTCTGGGAGCTAACATCCGTCCGGATGCCACTACTCATTCGAATAATCAACATCCAGAAATTGCAAAAATACCACCTGGTTCTAAGGTTGATTTTTTAAGTTTTGAAAAAGGGGAGAAGGCGTCTTTTTTTCAAAGATTATTTTTTGGTGGAGATATAGGCGTTTCTGAAATTCCAGTAGATACTTTTTGGGTGCAAAAAGGAACGGTTTTTTACCGTCGATGCACCACCAACGGACCCTTAATAAAAGTAGAGGAAAGGGAAATTGAGCAGCCGGTAGAGCTTGTTCAGAGGACTTTTTGGCTGGGTACTGATAAACTTGGAAGAGATGTACTATCTCGCCTAATGTCTGGTACACTGGTTTCTCTTTCAGTAGGATTGATTTCCGTAGTAATTTCTCTCTTAATAGGTGTTTTCCTCGGGGGCTTGGCAGGATATTTTGGCGGCTGGCTTGATGCCGCTATTATGTGGGTGGTAAACGTGGTTTGGTCCATCCCCACGTTACTTATGGTTATGGCTATTACCCTAGCATTAGGAAAGGGTTTTGTACAAGTATTTATTGCGGTTGGTTTAACCATGTGGGTAGAGGTCGCCCGTGTTACGAGAGGGCGCTTTATGGAAATAAAGCAATTAGATTACGTAATGGCCGCCCGATTATTTAATACCCCACCTTTAAAAATCATCTTTCGAGAAATGTTGCCCAATGCTGTGGGACCTTTGATTGTAATTGCAGCAGGAAATTTTTCTACAGCAATATTATTGGAGGCAGGATTGAGTTTCTTGGGTATCGGGGCTCAGGTGCCTATGGCATCTTGGGGGGGGATGATAAAAGATCACTTTTCTTATCTAACTACCGATGCGGCCTTTATACCTATAGTTCCAGGGGTAGCCATTATGCTTTTGGTGCTGTCTTTTATTTGGGTTGGGAATACACTTCGGGATACTACCGATGTTAAGGCCTAA
- a CDS encoding acyl-CoA thioesterase: MQAAKKQDAQVYTFTVFPEFLNYAGTLFGGKLLSEMDLAASNCARRALYGSGCDGLVTAHVGEVNFLTPAYLGDIVELHTDVLEWGNTSVKVGIKAIKEEVNGQRRTICDAFFVFVALQKGKPFKHKLKPVGP, encoded by the coding sequence ATGCAAGCAGCAAAGAAACAAGATGCACAAGTTTACACCTTCACCGTGTTTCCAGAGTTTTTGAATTATGCCGGGACGCTTTTCGGAGGAAAACTTTTATCCGAAATGGATCTGGCCGCTAGTAATTGTGCTCGTCGTGCTTTGTATGGATCTGGATGTGATGGTTTAGTTACGGCCCACGTTGGGGAAGTGAACTTTTTAACGCCTGCCTACTTGGGAGATATCGTAGAGTTGCACACCGACGTGCTAGAATGGGGAAATACTTCGGTAAAGGTTGGTATAAAAGCTATTAAAGAGGAGGTTAACGGTCAGCGAAGGACCATTTGCGATGCATTTTTTGTTTTTGTGGCATTGCAGAAAGGAAAACCATTTAAGCACAAACTAAAACCAGTTGGGCCATGA
- the clpX gene encoding ATP-dependent Clp protease ATP-binding subunit ClpX, giving the protein MANNDQELKCSFCGTPKSQTKLLIAGINGHICDNCITQAAQIVNEEFVEANRKEISDQIKLRKPKDIKSFLDQHIIGQEKAKQVLSVAVYNHYKRLLQKSDANDIEIEKSNILLVGQTGTGKTLLAKTIAKLLDVPFCIADATVLTEAGYVGEDVESILSRLLQAADYDVAKAEKGIVFIDEIDKIARKGDNASITRDVSGEGVQQALLKLLEGATVNVPPQGGRKHPEQKMISVNTKNILFVAGGAFADIDKIIMKRVNKNPIGYASHDDRENFDENNILQYISPTDLRTFGLIPELIGRFPVLSHLNPLDEGSLLRILTEPKNALIRQYEKIFEMDKIKISFEKSVLDYIVEKAIEFELGARGLRSICEIIMNEAMYRLPSEDFTGEFKVTLDYAKGQFENSDMAKLKVA; this is encoded by the coding sequence ATGGCAAACAACGATCAAGAATTAAAATGCTCATTTTGTGGCACTCCAAAGTCACAAACTAAGCTATTGATTGCCGGTATCAACGGGCATATATGTGATAATTGTATCACGCAGGCAGCTCAAATTGTTAACGAAGAATTTGTAGAGGCTAACCGCAAGGAAATTTCCGACCAAATAAAACTTCGTAAACCAAAGGACATCAAAAGCTTTTTAGATCAGCACATTATCGGCCAAGAAAAAGCCAAACAAGTTCTTTCGGTTGCGGTATACAATCACTATAAAAGATTACTCCAAAAGTCAGATGCCAACGATATCGAGATAGAAAAATCTAATATTCTTTTGGTGGGGCAAACAGGTACGGGTAAAACCTTGCTTGCGAAAACCATTGCTAAATTATTGGATGTTCCTTTTTGTATTGCCGATGCTACTGTTTTAACGGAAGCTGGTTATGTTGGAGAAGATGTGGAAAGCATCTTAAGTAGATTGCTTCAAGCTGCCGATTACGATGTGGCTAAAGCGGAAAAAGGTATTGTATTTATTGACGAGATTGATAAAATTGCTCGTAAAGGAGATAATGCTTCCATTACCAGAGATGTTTCCGGTGAAGGTGTTCAGCAAGCTTTATTAAAACTCCTAGAAGGTGCAACGGTAAATGTACCACCACAAGGAGGAAGGAAACATCCCGAGCAGAAGATGATTTCGGTAAATACCAAAAACATCCTATTTGTAGCCGGTGGGGCATTTGCAGATATCGATAAGATTATCATGAAGAGGGTTAATAAAAACCCAATTGGTTATGCTAGTCATGATGATAGAGAAAACTTCGACGAAAACAATATCCTCCAATATATCTCCCCAACTGATCTCCGTACTTTTGGTTTGATTCCTGAATTAATCGGAAGATTCCCAGTGCTTTCGCATCTAAACCCACTTGATGAGGGTAGCTTGCTTAGAATTTTAACCGAGCCTAAAAATGCACTTATCCGTCAGTACGAAAAGATTTTCGAGATGGATAAAATTAAAATCAGTTTCGAGAAGAGTGTGCTAGACTACATTGTAGAAAAGGCAATAGAATTTGAGCTGGGAGCACGTGGATTAAGGTCTATCTGCGAAATCATCATGAACGAAGCAATGTACCGACTTCCGTCTGAAGATTTTACTGGAGAATTTAAAGTGACATTAGACTATGCTAAAGGGCAATTCGAGAATTCGGATATGGCCAAGTTAAAAGTAGCTTAG
- the tig gene encoding trigger factor — translation MKVDLNKIDELNGELTIELKPEDYNSNFENAVQRYRKQAQFPGFRPGKVPASLIKKKYGKSLLAEEVNNVINQQISGYIKENNLPVLGQPLPKEGAEEGDWENPADFKFVFELGLAPEFDVKLSKREKYTWYTIKPDEKLINQQVEDYARRYGKLSEPEQSEDKDMLVVDLVELSEDGSILEGGILASTTISLEHLKNEGEKKKLIGLKADDTVEVDPKNLAEDDNDLMRMLGIEENQIPALSKKFQLKVKEIRRMMPAELNEELFSKIFGENVKTEEEFRAEIEKRIAAELEQESKRLFKKQMSEKMLDKLKLTLPDDFLKRWIKVSNEKPISDEQLEKDYPHYADNLKWQLVENKIIEGNDLKVEHEELVEHTKQTLAKHFAMYGITQSDEELTKAASNVLNDQKEARRLYDEMFEEKIVNFVKDNTKVEEKEVTFDEFIEIAKG, via the coding sequence ATGAAGGTTGATTTGAATAAAATTGACGAGTTAAATGGAGAGTTAACCATTGAGCTAAAGCCAGAAGATTACAACAGTAACTTCGAAAACGCGGTTCAGCGTTATAGAAAGCAAGCCCAATTTCCTGGTTTTCGTCCTGGAAAGGTGCCTGCAAGCTTAATCAAAAAGAAGTATGGAAAGTCTCTTTTAGCCGAGGAGGTTAACAATGTAATCAACCAACAAATTAGCGGTTACATTAAAGAGAATAATCTTCCTGTTCTTGGACAACCGCTTCCAAAAGAAGGGGCCGAAGAAGGAGATTGGGAAAATCCAGCCGACTTTAAATTCGTTTTTGAATTAGGTCTTGCTCCAGAATTCGATGTAAAACTGTCGAAAAGAGAGAAGTACACCTGGTATACGATTAAGCCAGATGAAAAATTAATCAACCAACAAGTTGAAGATTACGCACGACGCTACGGTAAACTTAGCGAGCCAGAGCAATCTGAAGATAAAGATATGTTGGTGGTAGACCTTGTTGAGCTTTCTGAGGATGGAAGCATTCTAGAAGGTGGAATTCTAGCAAGTACTACAATAAGCCTAGAGCACCTTAAAAACGAAGGTGAAAAGAAAAAGTTGATCGGTCTTAAAGCTGATGATACCGTTGAAGTGGATCCAAAAAACCTAGCTGAAGACGACAACGATTTGATGCGCATGTTGGGAATTGAAGAAAACCAAATTCCTGCGCTTTCAAAGAAATTCCAACTTAAGGTTAAGGAAATCAGAAGAATGATGCCTGCTGAGTTGAATGAGGAATTGTTCTCTAAGATTTTTGGGGAAAACGTTAAGACTGAAGAGGAATTTAGAGCTGAAATCGAAAAGAGAATCGCTGCAGAATTAGAGCAAGAATCTAAGCGTTTGTTCAAAAAGCAAATGTCTGAGAAGATGCTTGACAAGCTTAAGCTAACGCTTCCAGATGATTTCTTAAAGCGTTGGATTAAAGTTTCTAACGAGAAACCAATTAGCGACGAGCAGCTTGAGAAAGATTATCCTCACTATGCCGATAACCTTAAATGGCAATTGGTAGAGAATAAGATCATTGAGGGTAACGATTTAAAAGTAGAGCACGAAGAGCTAGTTGAGCATACCAAACAAACGCTTGCTAAGCATTTTGCTATGTATGGCATTACTCAAAGCGACGAGGAGTTAACCAAAGCTGCGAGTAATGTGCTTAACGACCAAAAGGAAGCACGTCGTTTATACGATGAAATGTTTGAAGAGAAGATCGTAAACTTTGTTAAGGACAATACGAAGGTCGAAGAAAAGGAAGTAACATTTGACGAGTTTATCGAAATTGCGAAAGGGTAA
- a CDS encoding TIGR00366 family protein, producing MKTPKSKIPSPLAIAWVLFLFVFLSALFLYKPSETDWHNHLENTFNWAYEGMWSSSALAFLVQMSLMLVLGHIIALSEPCKGQIKKLTQLGKNNQQAVVITAAAAMIAGFINWGFGLVMGAIIAKSFIDELARKGISRNPGLIAASGYTGLLVWHGGLSGSSLLKVAEAGHLNSLAPHLYDTDALIDISSTIFSSVNLLNFGLIFSAVLLTGYFLGKRNPGCGAKESLKDEKVIEQKASKGLDGSTYFAWILGVLLILAAEMIAQQYSGLKFLNPNFINFCLLAMAFIAHGSLSRFSKALNEAISGTSGILIQFPIYFAIMGLMNSSGMALSIANFFTSISTENSLPFFTFLSAGLVNLFVPSGGGQWMIQGPIILESCQQFGIAVEKGILALAYGDQLTNMLQPFWALPLLAITRVKVGKLLPYTIKYFLVGFVVYGTVVLLF from the coding sequence ATGAAAACCCCCAAATCCAAAATCCCTTCCCCCCTAGCCATCGCTTGGGTACTTTTCTTATTTGTATTTCTTTCAGCCCTGTTTTTATACAAACCTTCGGAAACAGACTGGCATAATCATTTAGAAAATACTTTTAACTGGGCCTACGAGGGAATGTGGTCTTCAAGTGCGCTGGCCTTCTTGGTACAAATGAGCTTGATGTTGGTTCTGGGGCACATTATCGCACTTTCCGAGCCTTGTAAAGGTCAAATCAAAAAATTAACGCAGCTTGGTAAAAACAACCAACAAGCAGTTGTAATCACCGCTGCCGCGGCGATGATAGCAGGCTTTATTAATTGGGGCTTCGGATTGGTTATGGGTGCCATTATTGCAAAATCCTTCATAGACGAATTAGCTAGAAAGGGGATTAGCCGAAATCCTGGATTAATAGCCGCCTCTGGATACACCGGGTTATTGGTTTGGCATGGTGGACTTTCGGGATCTAGCTTGTTAAAAGTAGCGGAAGCTGGTCACCTGAATTCTCTAGCACCCCATCTGTACGACACAGATGCTCTTATTGACATTTCATCCACCATCTTTAGCAGTGTAAACCTTTTGAATTTCGGCCTTATTTTTTCCGCTGTTTTACTAACAGGGTATTTTCTCGGGAAAAGAAATCCAGGGTGCGGAGCCAAAGAAAGCCTCAAAGACGAAAAAGTCATTGAGCAAAAAGCTTCAAAAGGATTAGACGGCAGTACTTATTTCGCCTGGATTTTGGGAGTCTTATTAATTTTAGCAGCGGAAATGATTGCCCAGCAGTACTCGGGTTTAAAATTTCTCAATCCCAACTTTATCAATTTCTGCTTGCTAGCCATGGCTTTTATTGCACACGGCAGTTTAAGTAGATTTTCCAAAGCCCTTAACGAAGCCATATCAGGTACAAGCGGAATACTCATTCAATTCCCCATTTACTTTGCCATAATGGGGCTTATGAATAGTAGCGGCATGGCACTTTCTATTGCCAACTTTTTCACCTCAATTTCTACTGAAAACAGCCTCCCATTCTTTACTTTTTTAAGTGCTGGATTGGTAAACCTGTTTGTACCAAGCGGCGGAGGACAATGGATGATACAAGGTCCCATTATCCTTGAAAGCTGCCAACAATTCGGAATTGCAGTAGAAAAGGGGATTCTAGCATTGGCCTATGGCGATCAACTAACAAACATGCTACAACCCTTTTGGGCCCTACCTCTTTTAGCTATTACCAGAGTGAAGGTTGGAAAATTACTCCCGTATACAATTAAGTATTTTTTGGTTGGATTTGTGGTTTACGGAACGGTAGTCTTATTATTTTAG
- the ruvC gene encoding crossover junction endodeoxyribonuclease RuvC, which yields MAQSNSEQIILGIDPGTTIMGYGVISVRGSKIQLVNYGVINLTKYKSHELKLKTIFERVTGLINSYTPDHLAIEAPFFGKNVQSMLKLGRAQGVAMAAGLVREIPISEYAPKQIKLAITGSGTASKEQVAGMLKHIFGLKELPQHLDATDGLAAALCHHHALQNKIPAGNKKNNWGAFLKNNPNRLG from the coding sequence ATGGCGCAATCCAATTCTGAACAAATAATTCTAGGTATAGACCCCGGAACCACAATTATGGGTTACGGTGTAATTAGCGTAAGAGGCTCAAAGATACAATTAGTGAATTACGGTGTTATCAACCTGACGAAATACAAGAGTCATGAGTTGAAGTTAAAAACCATCTTTGAGCGAGTAACGGGCCTAATTAACAGTTACACCCCAGATCATCTAGCTATTGAAGCTCCCTTTTTCGGTAAGAATGTTCAGTCTATGCTTAAACTGGGGAGAGCCCAAGGAGTAGCAATGGCAGCAGGATTGGTAAGGGAAATTCCTATTAGTGAGTACGCACCCAAACAGATTAAACTTGCGATTACAGGATCGGGAACCGCATCTAAGGAACAAGTTGCTGGGATGTTGAAGCACATTTTTGGACTAAAAGAATTACCTCAACACCTGGATGCCACCGACGGGTTGGCCGCTGCACTTTGCCATCACCATGCACTGCAAAACAAAATTCCAGCTGGAAACAAGAAAAATAATTGGGGTGCATTTTTAAAGAACAACCCCAACCGGTTGGGTTAA
- the clpP gene encoding ATP-dependent Clp endopeptidase proteolytic subunit ClpP, translating to MDGKEFRKYATKHKGINGNALDQYIDASMTPYIIEERQLNVAQMDVFSRLMMDRIIFLGTGVNDQMANVIQAQLLFLESVDAKKDIQIYLNSPGGSVYAGLGIYDTMQYITPDVATICTGMAASMGAVLLCAGEKGKRTALKHSRIMIHQPMSGTQGQVSDMEIALKETVKVRDELYNILANHTGKTFEQISKDSDRDFWMSSEEAKKYGMIDEVLVRNKK from the coding sequence ATGGACGGAAAAGAATTTAGAAAATACGCAACTAAGCATAAAGGAATAAACGGAAACGCTTTAGATCAGTACATCGATGCATCTATGACTCCCTATATTATAGAGGAGCGACAACTAAATGTGGCGCAGATGGATGTTTTTTCGAGATTAATGATGGATAGAATCATTTTCCTCGGAACGGGTGTAAACGATCAAATGGCAAACGTTATCCAAGCGCAATTGCTGTTTTTAGAATCTGTCGATGCTAAAAAAGACATCCAAATTTACTTGAATTCACCAGGTGGTTCTGTTTATGCCGGTTTAGGCATCTACGACACCATGCAGTATATCACCCCAGATGTGGCTACCATATGTACGGGAATGGCGGCTTCTATGGGAGCTGTACTTCTATGTGCAGGTGAGAAAGGGAAGAGAACTGCCCTTAAGCATTCAAGAATTATGATTCACCAACCGATGAGCGGAACGCAAGGTCAGGTTTCTGATATGGAAATTGCGCTTAAAGAAACCGTAAAGGTTAGAGATGAGTTATATAATATACTTGCTAATCATACAGGTAAAACGTTTGAGCAAATTTCAAAAGACTCCGATCGCGATTTCTGGATGTCAAGTGAAGAAGCCAAGAAATACGGTATGATTGACGAGGTTTTGGTCAGGAACAAAAAATAA